The Buteo buteo chromosome 25, bButBut1.hap1.1, whole genome shotgun sequence genome has a window encoding:
- the POU3F3 gene encoding LOW QUALITY PROTEIN: POU domain, class 3, transcription factor 3 (The sequence of the model RefSeq protein was modified relative to this genomic sequence to represent the inferred CDS: inserted 2 bases in 1 codon) — translation MAAATSNPYLPGNGILAAGSIVHADSGGGGGGGGGGGGGGGGGMQPGSVAVTSVAGGYRGDPAAKMVQSDFMPGAMAASNGGHMLSHAHQWVTALPHAAAAAAAAAAAAAEAGSPWSGSPVGMTGSPQQPPPPPPPDVKGGGGRDDLHSAAALHHRPPHLGPPHQGHPAAAWGAAAAAAAHLPAMAGGQQQQQQSLLYSQPGGFTVNGMLSPPPPPXGGQSLVHPGLVRGETPELGEHPGHHHHHHHHHQHPGHHPAHHGGVNSHDPHSDEDTPTSDDLEQFAKQFKQRRIKLGFTQADVGLALGTLYGNVFSQTTICRFEALQLSFKNMCKLKPLLNKWLEEADSSTGSPTSIDKIAAQGRKRKKRTSIEVSVKGALESHFLKCPKPSAQEITNLADSLQLEKEVVRVWFCNRRQKEKRMTPPGIQQQTPDDVYSQVGTVNSDTPPPHHGLQTSVQ, via the exons atGGCCGCGGCCACCTCTAACCCCTACCTCCCCGGCAACGGCATCCTGGCGGCCGGCTCCATCGTCCACGCCGActcgggaggaggaggaggaggaggaggcggcggcggcggcggcggcggcggcggcatgCAGCCGGGCAGCGTGGCCGTCACCTCGGTGGCGGGCGGCTACCGGGGCGACCCGGCGGCCAAGATGGTCCAGAGCGACTTCATGCCGGGCGCCATGGCCGCCAGCAACGGCGGCCATATGCTGAGCCATGCCCACCAGTGGGTGACGGCCCTGCcccacgccgccgccgccgccgccgccgccgccgccgccgccgccgaagCGGGCTCGCCCTGGTCCGGCAGCCCCGTGGGGATGAcgggcagcccccagcagccgccgccgccgccgccgcccgacGTCaagggcggcggcgggcgagaCGACCTGCACTCGGCAGCGGCGCTGCACCACCGGCCGCCCCACCTGGGCCCCCCGCACCAGGGGCACCCGGCGGCGGCctggggggcggcggcggcggcggccgcccacctgcccgccaTGGCCggcgggcagcagcagcagcagcagtcgcTCCTCTACTCGCAGCCCGGGGGTTTCACGGTGAACGGCatgctgagccccccccccccccc cggcgggcAGAGCCTGGTGCACCCGGGCTTGGTGCGAGGCGAAACGCCGGAGCTGGGCGAGCACCCCgggcaccaccaccaccaccaccaccaccaccagcaccccgGGCACCACCCGGCGCACCACGGCGGCGTCAACAGCCACGACCCGCACTCGGACGAGGACACGCCGACCTCGGACGACCTGGAGCAGTTCGCCAAGCAGTTCAAGCAGCGGCGGATTAAGCTGGGCTTCACCCAGGCCGACGTGGGGCTGGCGCTGGGCACCCTCTACGGCAACGTCTTCTCGCAGACCACCATCTGCCGCTTCGAGGCCCTGCAGCTCAGCTTCAAGAACATGTGCAAGCTGAAGCCTTTGTTGAACAAGTGGCTGGAGGAAGCCGACTCCTCCACCGGCAGCCCCACCAGCATCGACAAGATCGCGGcgcaggggaggaagaggaagaagcgGACCTCCATCGAGGTGAGTGTCAAGGGGGCCTTGGAGAGCCACTTTCTGAAATGCCCCAAGCCCTCCGCCCAGGAGATTACGAACCTCGCGGAcagcctgcagctggagaaggaggtggtcagggtttggttttgcaatcggaggcagaaagagaaacGGATGACCCCCCCGGGGATCCAGCAGCAGACCCCCGACGATGTCTACTCCCAGGTCGGCACCGTCAACTCCGACACGCCGCCCCCTCACCACGGACTGCAGACCAGCGTGCAGTGA